Proteins found in one Lysinibacillus fusiformis genomic segment:
- a CDS encoding NEAT domain-containing protein codes for MTQKRSNLCLVVIFSIILFFFSPSLFLQAKAEDSAIADGSYQVELSFSPIEGFEGSLFKDVAMLSVKNEHYQLTMALEELSPISDIHIEQLGHELSFTLDKIENLVQFDVLALQQPIIINGSIELATEEQYASFSQELHLNMQTLLPNISQGEDDKEVVEEIDAEEITGQEWALNYVLMVDGKQEPSIMNSYVKPVAKVIEKDGRYYALMTILQSAWVTGLKVDYKGEQVEPKQLSLLDNVRIVEFEVEDLAQALRMWVKIDIPDISYHHQYFVQLVFDETQVAKVLDKPSKVTASKAVVSDKAADRVVKEQVKKTSIQANIVEEKNSAKSEEPTSQTMLVVPLDEKLAFDRTLDESVDKGEEDEPEEDIKDEATTEKVMNTSMTPQQIEPLNIVKIILLIVICLVSGWLLIRRLKKQKMTE; via the coding sequence ATGACACAAAAGAGAAGTAACCTTTGCCTAGTGGTTATTTTTTCAATTATATTGTTCTTTTTTTCTCCGTCCCTTTTTCTACAAGCAAAAGCTGAGGATTCTGCTATCGCAGATGGTAGTTATCAAGTTGAACTAAGTTTTTCTCCTATCGAAGGCTTTGAAGGAAGCCTTTTTAAAGATGTAGCAATGCTCTCAGTTAAGAATGAGCACTATCAATTAACAATGGCTCTTGAAGAGCTAAGTCCTATCAGCGATATACATATCGAACAGCTAGGCCATGAGCTTTCTTTCACATTGGATAAAATAGAAAATTTAGTTCAGTTTGATGTTTTAGCGTTACAACAACCAATTATCATCAATGGCAGTATAGAACTTGCAACAGAAGAACAATATGCCTCGTTTTCCCAAGAGCTTCACCTAAACATGCAGACATTATTACCAAATATTTCGCAAGGTGAGGACGATAAAGAAGTAGTGGAGGAAATAGATGCAGAGGAAATAACGGGTCAGGAATGGGCTTTAAATTATGTTTTAATGGTAGATGGTAAACAAGAACCTTCTATTATGAATAGTTATGTAAAGCCTGTGGCAAAAGTGATTGAAAAAGATGGTAGATACTATGCGCTAATGACGATTTTACAATCAGCTTGGGTCACAGGGCTAAAGGTAGATTATAAAGGGGAGCAAGTTGAACCTAAACAGCTTTCACTTCTAGATAATGTACGGATTGTAGAATTTGAGGTTGAAGATTTAGCACAAGCATTACGAATGTGGGTAAAGATCGATATTCCTGACATTTCTTATCACCATCAATATTTTGTTCAGTTAGTATTTGATGAAACACAAGTTGCAAAGGTTTTAGATAAGCCCTCTAAAGTAACAGCTTCTAAAGCCGTTGTCAGTGATAAAGCGGCGGATCGAGTAGTGAAAGAGCAAGTAAAAAAAACATCTATACAAGCCAATATTGTGGAGGAAAAAAACTCTGCTAAATCAGAAGAACCAACTTCCCAGACGATGCTCGTTGTGCCACTGGATGAAAAATTAGCATTTGATCGGACACTTGATGAGTCAGTGGATAAAGGGGAAGAAGATGAACCAGAGGAAGACATAAAAGATGAAGCTACTACTGAAAAGGTAATGAATACTTCTATGACACCCCAGCAGATTGAACCGTTAAATATAGTGAAAATTATATTGCTTATCGTTATTTGCCTAGTATCAGGCTGGCTACTCATTCGACGTCTTAAAAAACAAAAAATGACAGAGTGA